A genomic region of Bradyrhizobium sp. ORS 278 contains the following coding sequences:
- a CDS encoding Rieske (2Fe-2S) protein: MATTHEGAPSGLVRLCHSDEIGEAQSRGFDPRDEGQDSLFVVRWQGELHAWRNACPHVQGAPMAWRRDAYLNAAGTRIVCHAHGAEFMPDSGLCVQGPCRGERLHQLELVVDADGELFVKS; encoded by the coding sequence ATGGCGACTACGCATGAGGGCGCGCCGTCAGGCCTCGTTCGCCTGTGCCATTCGGATGAGATCGGCGAGGCGCAGTCGCGGGGATTCGATCCCCGGGATGAAGGGCAGGACAGCCTTTTCGTCGTCCGATGGCAGGGAGAACTCCACGCCTGGCGCAACGCCTGTCCGCATGTCCAGGGCGCGCCGATGGCGTGGCGCAGGGATGCCTACCTGAATGCGGCGGGCACGCGCATCGTCTGTCACGCACATGGCGCCGAGTTCATGCCCGACAGCGGGCTGTGCGTGCAGGGGCCGTGCCGCGGTGAGCGGCTACATCAACTCGAGCTCGTCGTCGATGCCGACGGCGAGCTGTTCGTGAAGTCATAA